A window of the Lactuca sativa cultivar Salinas chromosome 5, Lsat_Salinas_v11, whole genome shotgun sequence genome harbors these coding sequences:
- the LOC111918468 gene encoding protein NONRESPONDING TO OXYLIPINS 2, mitochondrial — translation MASASRSAIVSGARTIAARSNLISRTLTPKSVPVSPFHSSTRTVPRAASRIVAALGTVESMLPLHSAIASARLRSNIAVDSTCWSWLSQDFGLPR, via the exons ATGGCTTCGGCAAGCAGATCAGCTATCGTCTCTGGTGCGAGAACAATTGCAGCTAGATCAAATCTGATTTCGAGAACCCTAACCCCCAAATCCGTACCCGTTTCTCCATTCCATTCATCAACAAGAACCGTCCCTCGCGCAGCTTCAAG GATTGTTGCGGCATTGGGAACTGTTGAGTCGATGCTGCCTCTTCACAGTGCAATTGCATCTGCTCGTCTTAGGTCAAATATTGCTGTTGATTCCACCTGCTGGAGCTGGCTTTCTCAAG ACTTTGGACTTCCTCGGTGA
- the LOC111918470 gene encoding uncharacterized protein LOC111918470 gives MHLVFLCLVLSSLITGANWSPSPPPHHRQFVVEFEEKPDGNTEVSISLHDDSGMVIEKTKNMVSAKPHDVSSNLEEQVKEVIDKSVGDPKVKLSEKVKDVVGNAVRKAVGLFTIGESTKGALKDLVVKMKQWDVIDSPKRIGEDIESNASLKVEEAVEKVKETVKIVKETSWNDLLTKPTRKMTVLIDKIQSVISWCHLLGFSTAYGMGVWVTFFSSCVLGKCLPKREYRMIINKLYMVYFRAMANCVGAALIGYLVSRGRNVFFLSNKMAIFQGFNLLSAFLMNLTNLMFLEPRATKRKKIKEDSGTKIVVSEKLKKLNTYSSTLNVSTMVVLTWHLAYIGQLVQAPHP, from the exons ATGCatcttgtgtttctttgtctTGTTTTATCGTCGCTTATAACCGGAGCGAATTGGTCCCCTTCTCCACCTCCTCACCACCGTCAATTTGTCGTCGAATTCGAAGAAAAACCCGACGGGAACACCGAAGTGTCGATTTCACTGCACGACGATTCCGGGATGGTGATCGAGAAGACAAAAAACATGGTTTCTGCTAAACCCCATGATGTTTCAAGCAACTTGGAAGAGCAAGTGAAAGAAGTAATCGATAAATCAGTTGGTGATCCTAAAGTCAAACTATCGGAAAAAGTCAAGGATGTGGTTGGAAACGCTGTGAGGAAAGCAGTAGGCTTGTTTACAATCGGAGAAAGCACAAAAGGAGCGCTCAAAGACTTGGTAGTTAAAATGAAACAATGGGATGTTATCGATTCACCAAAGCGAATAGGGGAAGATATTGAAAGTAACGCTAGCCTGAAAGTTGAAGAAGCGGTAGAAAAAGTGAAAGAGACGGTGAAAATCGTAAAGGAAACTAGTTGGAATGATCTTCTAACAAAACCCACCAGAAAGATGACAGTTTTAATAGACAAGATACAATCAGTGATCAGTTGGTGTCACTTATTAGGGTTCTCGACAGCTTATGGGATGGGGGTGTGGGTTACGTTCTTTTCGAGCTGTGTTTTGGGCAAATGTCTACCTAAGCGAGAGTACAGAATGATCATAAACAAGTTGTACATGGTGTATTTCAGGGCAATGGCGAATTGTGTTGGAGCAGCTCTTATCGGGTATCTTGTGAGCCGAGGGAGAAACGTGTTCTTTTTGTCCAACAAGATGGCGATATTTCAAGGGTTCAATCTCCTCTCTGCCTTTCTTATGAATTTGACTAATCTGATGTTCTTAGAGCCTCGAGCAACAAAG AGAAAGAAGATAAAGGAGGACAGTGGAACAAAAATTGTAGTATCAGAGAAGCTAAAGAAACTGAACACATACTCCTCGACATTGAATGTCTCGACAATGGTGGTGCTCACATGGCACCTCGCATACATAGGTCAACTAGTCCAAGCTCCACACCCATGA
- the LOC111918469 gene encoding probable receptor-like serine/threonine-protein kinase At4g34500 has protein sequence MLFSGKTTSTEDSISLINSKTAILGQKLYVVIAVTVAGIAVVFLLIFRFLLHKHKSKRRNRRMLVNQGSEVLHLASETVNVEANTKCLDQTDEKATKSLISMFEMDDDDEGYESKLIIKVVEGKLDDDTWPSGSNESSTGTSGSGSDVASSSVSAESLKNIGWGRWFSFNELEIATNRFAAENVIGEGGYGVVYRGVLHDGSTVAVKNLLDNRGQAEKEFKVEVEAIGKVRHKNLVGLIGFCAEGAKRLLVYEYVDNGNLEQWLHGDMGPTNPPLTWEIRMKIAIGTAKGLAYLHEGLEPKVVHRDVKSSNILVDKNWNAKVADFGLSKLLDSDKSYVTTRVMGTFGYVSPDYASTGMLNEGSDVYSFGVLLMEIVTGKSPVDYSRPPGEMNLVEWFKGMVGSRQGEELLDPKINVRPSPRALKRALLVCLRCIDMDASKRPKMGQIVHMLDSNEFPFRGEHRLPRDTTIPRPNAPATCKFPLQPDDDDEQRSNLK, from the exons ATGTTATTTTCCGGCAAAACAACCTCCACCGAAGACAGTATTAGTCTCATTAACTCCAAAACAGCAATACTAGGGCAAAAACTATATGTCGTCATCGCCGTTACAGTAGCAGGTATCGCAGTGGTTTTCCTACTGATCTTCCGCTTTCTTCTTCATAAACATAAATCGAAACGGCGTAATAGAAGAATGCTAGTCAACCAGGGCTCAGAAGTGTTGCATTTGGCGTCGGAAACGGTGAATGTCGAAGCGAACACGAAATGCTTAGATCAAACTGATGAGAAAGCGACGAAATCATTAATTAGTATGTTTGAGATGGATGATGACGATGAGGGATACGAAAGTAAACTGATAATCAAAGTTGTTGAGGGGAAATTAGATGATGATACATGGCCATCGGGAAGCAACGAGTCGAGTACAGGTACGAGTGGGAGTGGGAGCGATGTGGCGTCATCTTCGGTGTCCGCGGAGAGTTTGAAGAACATTGGTTGGGGGCGATGGTTCAGCTTTAACGAGCTTGAAATTGCGACGAATAGATTTGCAGCGGAGAATGTGATCGGAGAAGGAGGATACGGTGTTGTGTACAGAGGAGTTTTACACGATGGTTCCACGGTGGCGGTGAAGAATCTTCTTGACAACAG GGGACAAGCGGAAAAGGAATTTAAAGTGGAGGTTGAAGCCATTGGAAAAGTAAGGCATAAAAACCTCGTTGGTTTAATTGGATTTTGTGCAGAAGGTGCTAAGag GTTGCTTGTGTATGAATATGTTGACAATGGAAATCTAGAGCAATGGTTGCATGGAGACATGGGACCCACCAACCCACCTCTAACTTGGGAGATTCGCATGAAGATCGCCATTGGGACTGCAAAAGG ATTGGCGTATTTACACGAAGGGTTGGAGCCAAAAGTTGTTCATCGTGATGTTAAATCAAGCAACATACTCGTGGATAAAAATTGGAACGCAAAAGTAGCTGATTTTGGACTTTCTAAGTTACTCGATTCTGATAAAAGCTATGTGACTACACGAGTAATGGGGACATTTGG ATATGTGTCACCTGATTATGCAAGCACAGGAATGCTTAATGAAGGAAGCGACGTCTACAGCTTCGGAGTTTTACTTATGGAAATAGTCACAGGAAAGAGCCCAGTTGATTATTCTCGACCACCTGGAGAG ATGAACCTGGTTGAGTGGTTTAAAGGAATGGTGGGGAGTCGTCAAGGGGAGGAGTTGCTAGATCCAAAGATCAATGTAAGGCCTTCTCCAAGAGCTTTAAAACGGGCATTGTTGGTGTGCCTTAGATGTATAGATATGGATGCAAGTAAGCGTCCAAAAATGGGACAAATTGTACACATGCTCGACTCAAATGAATTTCCTTTTCGTGGA GAACATCGGCTGCCTAGGGACACGACGATACCTCGTCCAAATGCACCCGCTACTTGTAAATTTCCTTTACAaccggatgatgatgatgaacaaAGATCGAATTTAAAATGA